Proteins co-encoded in one Hymenobacter swuensis DY53 genomic window:
- a CDS encoding ADP-ribosylglycohydrolase family protein, with translation MTFPSSEAQLRASLLGLAVGDALGVPVEFQSRPARRLDPVVTMREYGTHYQPAGTWSDDASLTFCLAEAIADGFSVAKAADYSRRWYYENFWTPHGRVFDIGITTREALSRLQSNPDLILAGGTDEYSNGNGALMRILPLAFYQPEAPLPERFALIREVSAVTHGHIRSAVACFLYLEVARHLRGGLTPAAAYAAMCQQAPAQLLELKIPAHEADKFERILSGRLPNVSDKAIDSGGYVMATLEASLWCLLRHETYAETVLAAVNLGDDTDTTGAVTGGLAGLYYGEAAIPPEWLQVLARCTDIEDLAHRVAKQAS, from the coding sequence ATGACATTTCCCTCCTCCGAAGCCCAACTCCGCGCCTCCCTGTTGGGTCTGGCCGTGGGCGACGCGCTGGGCGTGCCCGTAGAATTCCAGAGCCGTCCTGCCCGCCGCCTCGACCCTGTAGTGACGATGCGCGAATACGGCACCCACTACCAGCCCGCCGGCACCTGGTCCGATGATGCCTCCCTCACGTTCTGCCTGGCCGAGGCCATTGCCGATGGCTTTAGCGTAGCCAAAGCGGCCGACTACAGCCGCCGCTGGTACTACGAAAACTTCTGGACGCCCCACGGCCGCGTATTTGATATTGGCATCACCACCCGTGAGGCCCTGAGCCGCCTGCAATCCAACCCCGACCTGATTCTGGCCGGCGGCACTGATGAATACAGCAACGGCAACGGCGCCCTGATGCGGATTCTGCCCCTGGCCTTCTACCAGCCCGAGGCCCCGCTACCGGAACGGTTTGCGCTGATCCGTGAGGTTTCGGCCGTCACCCACGGGCATATCCGGTCGGCGGTGGCGTGCTTCCTGTACCTGGAAGTAGCCCGACACCTGCGCGGCGGCCTGACGCCGGCCGCCGCCTACGCCGCTATGTGCCAACAGGCTCCGGCCCAGCTCCTGGAACTAAAGATTCCGGCTCATGAAGCCGACAAGTTTGAGCGCATCCTCAGCGGCCGTCTGCCGAATGTATCAGATAAGGCAATTGATAGTGGTGGCTACGTAATGGCCACGCTGGAGGCCAGTCTCTGGTGCCTGCTCCGCCACGAAACCTATGCCGAAACCGTGCTGGCCGCCGTCAACCTCGGCGACGACACCGACACGACCGGAGCTGTAACCGGCGGCCTGGCCGGCCTGTACTACGGCGAGGCCGCCATTCCGCCCGAGTGGCTACAGGTACTGGCCCGCTGTACCGATATTGAAGACCTTGCGCACCGAGTGGCCAAGCAAGCCAGCTAA
- a CDS encoding DASH family cryptochrome, translated as MTVLYWLRNDLRLHDNAVLTALPPHATALLPVYCFDPVAMGPDPYLELPRTGPHRLPFLLETLADLQQRYAALGSGIHFVVGRPEEELPALARQAGAEAIWASAEHTTEEWETEDALEAALSPKVPLRFFETLTLLRPHDLPIPVRSLPYSFSKFRFDVFSKMTVRPAEPAPSQLPPLPTGFTPTVLPTAAALAAALGQPAPVGRLRDRRSALPALGGGETAALARLHDYAVERHLIGRYDDTRNQLLGEAFSTKFSPWLANGSLSARQIWAAIDDYDATHGARSKGAMQLRLELLWRDYFRLLALRAGVDFFRWRGLRDQLPKPINPDRTVFERWTQGRTGNVFVDANMRELAATGFMSNRGRQNVASYLIHDLHQDWRWGAAWFEHQLIDYDPASNWGNWKYIAGTGTDVRDTAFDVDQQAQRYDRQGRYVRTWQQP; from the coding sequence ATGACCGTTCTGTACTGGCTGCGCAACGACCTGCGCCTGCACGACAACGCCGTGCTGACAGCCCTGCCGCCCCACGCCACGGCCCTGCTGCCCGTCTACTGCTTCGACCCCGTAGCCATGGGGCCCGACCCTTACCTGGAGTTACCGCGCACCGGCCCGCACCGGCTGCCCTTCCTTCTCGAAACCCTGGCCGATCTACAGCAGCGCTACGCCGCCCTGGGCAGCGGCATTCACTTTGTGGTGGGTCGGCCCGAGGAAGAGTTGCCTGCCCTAGCCCGGCAGGCAGGGGCCGAAGCCATCTGGGCCAGCGCTGAGCACACCACCGAGGAATGGGAAACCGAAGATGCGCTGGAAGCCGCCCTGAGCCCGAAAGTCCCCTTGCGCTTCTTCGAAACCCTGACGCTGCTACGCCCCCACGATCTGCCCATTCCGGTGCGCAGCCTGCCCTATTCGTTCAGCAAGTTCCGGTTTGATGTCTTTTCCAAAATGACGGTGCGGCCCGCGGAGCCTGCCCCCAGCCAGTTGCCGCCGCTGCCCACGGGCTTTACGCCGACCGTGCTGCCTACGGCCGCGGCGCTGGCAGCCGCGCTGGGTCAGCCGGCTCCCGTCGGGCGGCTCCGCGACCGGCGCTCGGCCTTGCCCGCGCTGGGCGGGGGCGAAACCGCTGCCCTGGCCCGCCTGCATGATTACGCCGTGGAGCGCCACCTCATCGGGCGCTACGACGACACCCGCAACCAACTGCTGGGGGAGGCGTTCAGCACCAAGTTTTCGCCCTGGCTAGCTAATGGCAGCCTCTCGGCCCGCCAGATCTGGGCCGCCATCGACGACTATGATGCCACCCACGGGGCCCGCAGCAAGGGGGCCATGCAGCTGCGCCTGGAGCTGCTGTGGCGCGACTATTTCCGGCTGCTAGCCCTACGCGCCGGGGTCGACTTCTTCCGCTGGCGCGGCCTGCGCGACCAACTGCCGAAACCCATCAACCCCGACCGCACCGTGTTTGAGCGCTGGACCCAGGGCCGTACCGGTAATGTCTTCGTGGATGCCAATATGCGCGAGCTGGCCGCCACCGGCTTCATGAGTAACCGCGGCCGCCAGAACGTGGCCAGCTACCTCATCCATGATCTGCACCAAGACTGGCGCTGGGGAGCCGCCTGGTTTGAGCACCAGCTCATCGATTACGACCCGGCCTCGAACTGGGGAAACTGGAAATACATTGCCGGCACCGGCACCGATGTGCGCGACACCGCTTTCGACGTGGACCAGCAGGCCCAGCGCTACGACCGTCAGGGCCGTTACGTGCGCACCTGGCAGCAGCCGTAA
- a CDS encoding carboxypeptidase-like regulatory domain-containing protein, producing MSSFLRPFFLCLILLVGAFSAPAQRLASARQQSYLTKVFRLTDPQTRHLYEHDLSAVRPEFFAQPVDSFPTATADSLGRARLSHLPAGYYLVVHTEGPQLVFWLHARTGRQLTVLDNQVDLTLLLRDSLGQLLPDARLVLPRGRTIPFDAATQTYRLSGRAGRPGLLAVEQGGRTTYHALTQTFPARRVRGQQVLTWRRVYQRVVFGFPLGYLTRPVRTLAGQLRHAAYTHTGPVGLLRSAFSADVREQRQDARAGRRGAKWRPYLVLSKPRYRPQGDTLQLKARVLHRYGRPYRRPLELRLTAEQDSKSRFVATLRPGPSGSYEYTLPLLDTLGLRADQTVRVALTPPGRPGQTVASGSFRLEDYELKNTRYTLRPAETTHRAGTTQALFLRGQDANELNLLEARVRLSVTPAGVGRFSGRQVFVPDTLWTLAQPLDATGETRLNLPATALPAANLNYQVQAVFLNGDNERRTQAVTVAYALEEGELQLALQQDSVVARYVAGGQSRPVSATLEITTSTPEKGEATTRETVPLPLRRLLDPRATRYRLTAGPLPAAELLLSADNAALLLRSDRTPDSIRLRVENPRRLWFWYYLYRGNALVQRGYATELALQLPAPGPETWYASVHYYWAGELRTAEYNVPLPQHQLVIEADQPEVVYPGQKVQLRYTVRDGAGRPVPRADLTAYAHTSRFETPMAPELPDFEPTVLGRVSVRRFGLGAGFENQAAEPARQPLPWGAWRQRLGLDSLRFYRFLYPDFGAFYDYQPAPGGITQFAPFVVDSGRVQPTVAVYVDGLPVYMAAVNGDEPFALVADSGHHAVAIRTPDRLITLRDVYLRHLHKLTLSIDPNRPCRELTVEKRGPVTPAEQAELARFLLLLDRSSYQERVLLRQGNRLQALGAGLPQLPNRPPRPYRYPYGSDNLTLLGGPFRPDSVLLRRSDGLRQKFLREPGYRYTFAAGLLKMRCVSGTDAFGNLGASVAFAVLPFADFALTEADLQPRPATNYYQPPRREPLLPAPGSTPLGQGRVEGRLPVSGVTGRSLLPPVAYTLLTQPGNRQFSRLLRYLPTPLHALPPGRYRLALLLADSSILAPAADLHVQANGTTYVQLDSLDWHPRGPVRQAYYRRFQAEIRARLLAEQPAPVAQLDDRREIPVANPVIPQPGWRVVRGQVTDRASGEGLPGVTVLLKGTTHGVSTNSDGSFSISAPPAGGVLIFSSIGYMSMEQLVGSQVLDVALTTDSKQLSEVVVTGYGNQKRQEVSGAVASVGMAQGLMGKVAGLTIQTLPNGSTRVTLRGSRNATGMGEALLIVDGLPYSGSMAELDPENIAKAEVLKAASAMAMYGSRAANGVLIITTKNGVAGRPAPGLNGQPEALGPDGLPAASGRDPRLALRRRFSDVGWWRPTLITDQQGEARTEVIIPDDITGWDTFVLASDDHARTGTFTQKLRSFKALMGELAAPRFLIQGDRPQVIGKTLNYLPDTAQVTTSFRVGAGPATTRQHRVVTAVLDTLTFTAPTDADSVAVSFSLLQPNGYQDGELRQLPVLPAGTRERVGTFAILTAADTTLTLAVRPDLGPVTVRLESDPQPVLLDEIRHLQGYAYLCNEQAASKLTGLLLEQRIRAGMQQPFKGGRDVERLIRHLLRGRHQPEQLWGTWPTSPVSAWATVHVVEALLQAEEQGYKVALDKAPLRLYLLGQLDEAFADAAVRQSLGRAATGYFRTEDDRIRLLQLLHQLGASPDFPTLVRRLEQERRGRQPLDRYLALTRLRQQLGLPYQLDTLRRYRLRTELGGMFFADTLRPGTFFRYLLPDRLGSTLLAYQLLRAQGGQERELLHIRTYLLQQRRFGGHWASTYETARILATIGPDLVVPASGGLTARAQLSGGLSREVSRFPFDTTFAAASSLTLRKQGGLPVYATAYQSFWNPAPTAVAAPFVVRTRLAGQEGGRIGLKAGQPAELEVTVDVKAEARYVLLEVPVPAGCSYGDKVSGNPFEVHREYLRHQVGIFMDVLPVGRHTFRVALQPRYRGRYTINPARAELMYFPTRFGRSASKQAVVK from the coding sequence TGCTGGCCGTGGAGCAGGGCGGGCGCACCACCTACCACGCCCTAACCCAGACGTTTCCGGCTCGGCGGGTGCGAGGGCAGCAGGTCCTGACCTGGCGGCGGGTGTACCAGCGGGTGGTGTTTGGCTTTCCGCTGGGCTACCTCACCCGGCCGGTCCGCACGCTGGCCGGGCAGCTGCGCCACGCGGCCTACACCCATACTGGCCCCGTCGGGCTGTTGCGCTCCGCTTTCAGTGCCGATGTGCGGGAACAGCGCCAGGACGCCCGCGCCGGCCGGCGTGGCGCAAAATGGCGGCCCTACCTGGTGCTGAGCAAGCCCCGCTACCGCCCCCAGGGCGACACGCTGCAGCTGAAGGCTCGCGTGCTGCACCGCTACGGCCGGCCCTATCGCCGCCCGCTGGAACTGCGCCTCACTGCCGAACAGGATAGTAAATCCCGTTTCGTGGCCACGCTGCGGCCCGGCCCCAGCGGCTCCTACGAGTACACGCTGCCGCTGCTCGATACCTTGGGCCTGCGCGCCGATCAGACCGTGCGGGTAGCTCTCACGCCGCCGGGCCGCCCCGGTCAAACGGTGGCTTCAGGTAGCTTTCGGCTGGAGGATTACGAGCTGAAAAACACCCGCTACACCCTGCGGCCCGCCGAAACTACGCACCGCGCCGGTACCACGCAGGCCCTGTTTCTGCGCGGACAGGATGCCAACGAGCTGAACCTGCTGGAGGCGCGGGTGCGCCTGAGCGTGACGCCCGCCGGCGTGGGCCGTTTCTCTGGCCGCCAGGTATTCGTGCCCGATACCCTCTGGACTCTAGCCCAACCCTTGGATGCCACCGGCGAAACCCGCCTCAACCTGCCCGCCACGGCGCTGCCCGCCGCCAACCTCAATTATCAGGTGCAGGCCGTATTCCTGAACGGCGACAATGAGCGCCGCACCCAGGCCGTCACGGTGGCGTATGCGCTGGAAGAAGGAGAGCTGCAACTGGCCCTGCAGCAGGATTCCGTTGTGGCCCGCTACGTGGCGGGGGGGCAGTCGCGGCCCGTCTCGGCTACCTTGGAAATTACCACCAGCACCCCCGAAAAGGGCGAAGCAACTACCCGCGAAACGGTACCGCTGCCGCTACGGCGGCTCCTGGATCCGCGCGCAACCCGCTACCGCCTCACCGCCGGCCCGCTGCCCGCCGCTGAGCTGCTGCTCTCAGCCGATAACGCCGCCCTGCTGCTGCGCTCCGACCGTACGCCGGACTCCATCCGGCTGCGCGTAGAAAACCCGCGCCGACTCTGGTTCTGGTACTACCTCTACCGGGGCAATGCGCTAGTGCAGCGGGGCTACGCCACGGAGCTGGCCCTGCAGCTGCCTGCCCCCGGCCCCGAAACCTGGTACGCCTCGGTGCACTATTACTGGGCTGGGGAGCTGCGCACGGCCGAATATAACGTGCCGCTGCCCCAGCACCAGTTAGTCATTGAAGCCGACCAGCCGGAGGTGGTATATCCGGGCCAGAAAGTGCAGTTGCGCTACACCGTGCGCGACGGCGCGGGCCGCCCCGTGCCCCGCGCCGACCTCACGGCCTACGCCCACACCAGCAGGTTTGAAACGCCAATGGCCCCGGAGTTGCCTGATTTTGAGCCGACCGTACTGGGGCGTGTTTCCGTGCGGCGGTTCGGGCTGGGAGCGGGGTTTGAAAACCAGGCCGCCGAGCCCGCGCGGCAGCCCTTGCCCTGGGGCGCGTGGCGGCAGCGTCTGGGGCTCGATTCGCTGCGGTTCTACCGGTTTTTGTACCCCGATTTCGGCGCGTTCTACGACTATCAGCCGGCTCCCGGCGGTATCACTCAGTTCGCGCCCTTCGTGGTCGATTCGGGCCGGGTGCAGCCTACGGTGGCCGTGTACGTGGATGGTCTGCCGGTGTACATGGCGGCCGTCAACGGCGACGAGCCCTTTGCTTTGGTGGCCGACAGCGGCCACCACGCGGTGGCCATCCGCACGCCCGACCGCCTCATCACTCTCCGCGACGTGTACCTGCGGCACCTGCACAAGCTCACGCTCAGCATCGACCCGAACCGGCCCTGCCGGGAGCTGACGGTGGAAAAGCGCGGCCCCGTAACGCCCGCCGAGCAGGCCGAGCTGGCGCGCTTCCTGCTGCTGCTGGACCGCAGTAGCTACCAGGAGCGGGTGCTGTTGCGCCAAGGCAACCGCCTCCAGGCCCTGGGGGCGGGGCTACCGCAGCTGCCCAACCGTCCGCCCCGCCCGTACCGCTACCCCTACGGCTCGGACAACCTCACGCTGCTCGGCGGCCCTTTTCGGCCCGATTCGGTGCTGCTGCGCCGCTCCGATGGCCTGCGGCAGAAGTTTCTGCGGGAACCGGGCTACCGCTACACTTTCGCGGCCGGCCTGCTGAAAATGCGCTGCGTATCGGGCACTGATGCATTCGGAAACCTGGGTGCTTCGGTGGCGTTTGCGGTGCTGCCGTTTGCGGATTTCGCCCTCACCGAAGCCGATCTGCAGCCTCGCCCCGCTACCAATTATTACCAGCCTCCGCGCCGGGAGCCGCTGCTGCCCGCTCCCGGTAGCACGCCCCTCGGGCAGGGGCGGGTGGAGGGGCGTTTGCCCGTGTCGGGAGTTACGGGCCGCTCGCTGCTGCCGCCGGTGGCCTACACGCTGCTCACCCAGCCCGGCAACCGGCAGTTCAGCCGCCTGCTGCGTTACCTGCCCACGCCGCTGCACGCGCTGCCGCCCGGCCGTTACCGCCTGGCCCTGCTGCTGGCCGACAGCTCTATTCTCGCGCCCGCCGCCGACCTGCACGTACAGGCCAACGGCACCACCTATGTACAGCTCGATTCGCTGGACTGGCATCCGCGGGGCCCGGTGCGGCAAGCGTACTACCGCCGTTTTCAGGCCGAAATCCGGGCGCGGCTGCTGGCTGAACAGCCGGCTCCGGTAGCCCAGTTGGACGACCGTCGCGAAATTCCGGTGGCCAACCCCGTCATTCCTCAGCCTGGCTGGCGGGTGGTGCGCGGCCAGGTAACGGACCGCGCCAGTGGGGAAGGTCTGCCCGGCGTGACGGTGCTGCTGAAAGGCACCACCCACGGCGTCAGCACTAATTCGGATGGCAGTTTTTCTATCTCGGCTCCACCTGCCGGTGGCGTTCTGATCTTCTCCTCCATTGGCTACATGAGTATGGAGCAGCTGGTGGGAAGCCAGGTGCTGGATGTGGCTCTGACGACCGATTCCAAGCAGCTCAGTGAAGTAGTGGTAACTGGCTACGGCAACCAGAAGCGGCAGGAGGTGTCGGGTGCGGTGGCTTCAGTTGGTATGGCCCAGGGGTTGATGGGCAAAGTGGCGGGCCTCACAATCCAGACGTTACCCAACGGCAGTACCCGCGTTACGTTACGCGGCAGCCGGAACGCAACCGGCATGGGGGAGGCCCTGCTGATTGTGGACGGACTGCCCTACAGCGGCTCAATGGCCGAATTAGACCCCGAAAATATTGCCAAAGCAGAGGTGCTCAAAGCCGCGTCGGCTATGGCCATGTACGGTTCCCGGGCGGCCAATGGCGTACTCATCATCACCACCAAAAACGGTGTGGCCGGCCGCCCCGCGCCCGGCCTCAACGGACAGCCCGAGGCGCTGGGCCCCGACGGATTGCCCGCTGCCTCCGGCCGCGACCCGCGCCTGGCGCTGCGCCGGCGCTTTTCCGACGTGGGCTGGTGGCGGCCCACGCTCATCACCGACCAGCAAGGCGAGGCCCGTACCGAGGTCATCATTCCCGATGACATTACCGGTTGGGATACCTTCGTGCTGGCTTCTGATGACCACGCCCGCACGGGCACCTTCACTCAGAAGCTCCGCTCCTTCAAAGCCCTGATGGGGGAGCTGGCCGCCCCGCGCTTCCTCATTCAGGGCGACCGGCCCCAGGTAATCGGCAAGACGCTCAATTACCTGCCCGATACCGCCCAGGTAACCACCAGCTTCCGGGTGGGGGCGGGGCCGGCTACCACGCGCCAACACCGGGTAGTTACGGCCGTGCTCGATACGCTAACCTTCACGGCTCCCACCGATGCGGACTCGGTGGCGGTGAGCTTCAGCCTGCTCCAGCCCAACGGCTACCAGGATGGGGAGCTGCGCCAGCTGCCGGTGCTGCCCGCCGGTACCCGCGAGCGGGTGGGCACCTTCGCCATCCTCACCGCCGCCGACACCACGCTGACCCTGGCTGTCCGTCCGGACCTGGGGCCCGTGACGGTGCGCCTGGAAAGCGACCCGCAGCCGGTGCTACTCGATGAAATCCGCCACCTGCAGGGCTACGCTTACCTCTGCAACGAGCAGGCCGCCTCCAAACTTACAGGGCTGCTGCTGGAGCAGCGCATCCGGGCGGGAATGCAGCAGCCGTTCAAGGGCGGCCGTGACGTGGAGCGGCTCATCCGGCACCTGCTGCGTGGCCGTCATCAGCCCGAGCAATTATGGGGTACCTGGCCGACTTCGCCGGTGAGTGCCTGGGCTACGGTGCATGTGGTGGAGGCACTATTGCAGGCCGAAGAGCAGGGATATAAGGTGGCCCTCGATAAGGCCCCGCTGCGCCTCTACCTGCTCGGGCAGCTGGACGAAGCCTTTGCCGACGCCGCCGTGCGCCAGTCCTTGGGCCGCGCTGCCACGGGGTATTTCCGCACCGAAGACGACCGGATCCGGCTGCTGCAACTGCTGCACCAGCTCGGGGCCAGCCCCGATTTTCCGACCCTTGTGCGCCGTCTGGAACAGGAGCGGCGGGGCCGCCAGCCCCTCGACCGGTACCTGGCCCTTACCCGGCTCCGCCAGCAGCTGGGCCTGCCGTACCAGCTCGATACGTTGCGCCGCTACCGCCTGCGCACGGAGTTGGGGGGCATGTTCTTCGCCGATACCCTGCGCCCCGGCACCTTCTTTCGATACCTGCTGCCCGACCGCTTGGGCAGTACGCTACTGGCTTACCAGCTGCTGCGCGCCCAGGGTGGACAGGAGCGGGAGCTGCTCCACATCCGGACGTACCTGCTCCAGCAGCGCCGCTTTGGCGGCCATTGGGCCAGCACCTACGAAACCGCCCGGATTCTGGCCACCATCGGCCCCGACCTGGTGGTGCCGGCCAGCGGCGGCCTCACGGCCCGGGCGCAGCTCAGCGGGGGCCTGAGCCGGGAAGTCAGCCGGTTCCCGTTCGATACCACGTTTGCCGCCGCCAGTTCGCTCACCTTGCGCAAGCAGGGCGGGCTGCCGGTGTACGCCACGGCGTACCAGTCGTTCTGGAACCCCGCGCCGACGGCCGTGGCCGCGCCGTTTGTGGTGCGCACCCGGCTGGCCGGGCAGGAGGGAGGCCGCATCGGGCTCAAAGCCGGTCAGCCCGCCGAGCTGGAAGTGACCGTGGACGTAAAAGCGGAGGCGCGCTACGTGCTGCTGGAGGTGCCCGTTCCGGCCGGTTGCTCCTATGGGGATAAAGTCAGCGGGAACCCCTTCGAGGTGCACCGGGAATACCTGCGCCATCAGGTGGGTATTTTTATGGATGTGCTGCCGGTGGGCCGCCACACCTTTCGGGTAGCGCTGCAACCTCGTTACCGGGGCCGCTACACCATCAACCCCGCCAGAGCCGAGCTGATGTACTTCCCCACCCGCTTCGGCCGCTCAGCCAGCAAGCAGGCGGTAGTGAAATAG
- a CDS encoding MBL fold metallo-hydrolase — translation MTVHTLDTGLFKLDGGAMFGVVPKSMWQKLVPADDNNMCTWALRCLLVEDGNRLLLVDTGIGSKQDDKFRGHFYLHGDDTLENSLQQRGFTSSDITDVFLTHLHFDHCGGAVVRTPDDKLQLAFPNAMYWSNQAHWDWAVTPNPREKASFLKENILPIQESGQLQFLSSSAGVPTALSSIREIMYVDGHTEKMMLPVLSYKGRTLAFVADLIPSAAHVPLPYVMGYDVRPLMTMQEKEHLLQRAAAENWVLVLEHDAQHECITVQHTERGIRVAESFRLADL, via the coding sequence ATGACCGTTCATACACTCGATACCGGCCTGTTTAAACTGGATGGCGGCGCCATGTTTGGGGTGGTGCCCAAAAGCATGTGGCAGAAGCTGGTGCCCGCCGACGACAACAATATGTGTACCTGGGCTTTGCGCTGTCTGCTAGTGGAAGATGGCAACCGCCTCCTGCTGGTAGATACGGGCATTGGGAGCAAGCAAGACGACAAGTTTCGGGGGCATTTCTATCTGCACGGCGACGATACGTTGGAAAACTCGTTGCAGCAGCGTGGCTTTACCTCCTCGGATATTACCGACGTGTTTCTGACTCATCTGCACTTCGACCACTGTGGTGGTGCCGTAGTGCGCACGCCCGACGACAAGCTGCAACTGGCCTTCCCCAATGCCATGTACTGGAGCAACCAGGCCCACTGGGACTGGGCCGTAACGCCTAATCCGCGCGAAAAGGCCAGCTTTCTGAAGGAAAATATACTGCCCATTCAGGAAAGCGGCCAGCTACAGTTTCTGAGTTCTTCAGCAGGCGTTCCTACTGCTCTGTCCAGCATCCGGGAAATTATGTACGTTGACGGCCACACCGAGAAAATGATGCTGCCGGTACTCAGCTACAAAGGCCGGACGCTGGCTTTCGTGGCCGACCTGATTCCGAGTGCCGCCCACGTGCCGCTACCCTACGTAATGGGTTACGACGTGCGTCCACTCATGACGATGCAGGAAAAAGAGCACCTGCTGCAGCGGGCCGCCGCCGAAAACTGGGTGCTGGTGCTGGAGCATGATGCGCAGCACGAGTGTATTACAGTGCAACACACCGAGCGAGGTATTCGGGTGGCGGAATCATTTCGGCTGGCCGATTTGTAA
- a CDS encoding acetyl-CoA carboxylase carboxyltransferase subunit alpha translates to MLLDFEQPIAALEGKLREMQQLALDSQVDVSEAVTALEAKIKALKKETYQNLTRWQRVQLSRHPDRPYTLDYIEGMSEKFIELHGDRTVGDDKAMVGGFGEIDGRSVMFIGQQKGRNTKQRQFRNFGMPNPEGYRKALRLMKLAEKFGKPIVTLIDTPGAFPGLEAEERGQGEAIARNLKEMFLLKVPVICIIIGEGASGGALGIAIGDRVLMLENTWYSVISPESCSSILWRSWDYKEQAAEALKLTATDMLGNKLVDGIVKEPLGGAHTDAATMIKTLKKTILKTLDELEALPTEERISQRIDKFSNMGVVLE, encoded by the coding sequence ATGCTCCTCGATTTCGAACAACCAATTGCCGCTCTCGAAGGCAAGCTCCGCGAAATGCAACAACTGGCCCTCGACAGCCAGGTAGATGTTTCGGAAGCAGTAACGGCCCTCGAAGCCAAAATTAAAGCCCTTAAAAAGGAAACCTATCAGAACCTGACCCGCTGGCAGCGCGTGCAACTCTCACGCCACCCTGACCGGCCCTACACCCTCGACTATATTGAGGGCATGAGCGAGAAGTTCATTGAGCTGCACGGCGACCGGACGGTGGGCGATGACAAGGCTATGGTGGGCGGGTTCGGCGAAATTGATGGCCGCTCGGTGATGTTCATCGGGCAGCAGAAGGGCCGCAACACCAAGCAACGGCAGTTCCGCAACTTCGGTATGCCCAATCCCGAAGGCTACCGCAAGGCCCTGCGTCTGATGAAGCTGGCCGAGAAATTCGGCAAGCCCATTGTAACCCTAATTGACACGCCGGGCGCGTTTCCGGGCCTGGAGGCCGAGGAGCGAGGCCAGGGCGAGGCCATTGCCCGCAACCTCAAGGAAATGTTCCTGCTGAAGGTGCCCGTCATCTGCATCATCATTGGTGAAGGAGCTTCGGGCGGAGCTTTGGGCATTGCCATCGGCGACCGGGTGCTGATGCTGGAAAATACCTGGTACTCGGTGATTTCGCCGGAATCATGCAGCAGCATCCTGTGGCGCAGTTGGGACTATAAGGAGCAGGCTGCCGAAGCCCTTAAGCTCACGGCCACCGACATGCTGGGTAACAAGCTCGTGGACGGTATTGTGAAGGAGCCCCTGGGCGGTGCTCACACCGATGCGGCCACGATGATCAAAACCCTCAAAAAGACTATCCTCAAAACCCTCGACGAGCTGGAAGCCCTGCCCACCGAGGAACGCATCAGTCAGCGCATCGACAAGTTCTCGAATATGGGCGTGGTGCTGGAGTAA